In Pseudophryne corroboree isolate aPseCor3 chromosome 3, aPseCor3.hap2, whole genome shotgun sequence, a genomic segment contains:
- the LOC135057553 gene encoding glutathione S-transferase P 1-like, which yields MTGYVITYFPLRGRAEPIRILLADQGASWKEEAVQFPDWFGGKSPLKKEAAFGQLPRFQDGSFVLYQSNSILRYLGRKYDIAGSSNEESALIDMVNDGVEDLRMKCGRLLMHEFETGKEKYLTELPNHLSAFEKILSKNCNGTKFVVGDKISYADYNLLDVLQFHLEFFPTCLSSSSLLSAYIDRIASRPKLSEYLKSEERKNRPIRPKK from the exons A TGACTGGCTACGTTATAACTTATTTCCCACTGAGGG GAAGGGCTGAGCCCATACGAATACTGCTTGCAGACCAAGGGGCTTCATGGAAAGAAGAAGCGGTACAGTTCCCAGACTGGTTTGGAGGAAAAAGTCCTTTGAAGAAAGAAGCG GCCTTTGGTCAGCTGCCTCGGTTTCAGGATGGAAGCTTTGTTCTGTATCAGAGCAACAGCATTCTGAGGTATCTAGGACGCAAATATG ACATTGCTGGAAGCAGTAACGAGGAGAGTGCACTCATCGACATGGTGAATGATGGTGTGGAGGATTTGAGAATGAAGTGCGGCCGTCTGCTAATGCATGAATTT GAAACAGGTAAGGAGAAGTACCTAACGGAGTTGCCCAATCATCTGTCAGCATTTGAGAAGATTCTTTCCAAGAATTGTAACGGAACCAAATTTGTGGTTGGAGATAAG ATCTCATATGCTGACTACAATCTCCTGGATGTCCTGCAATTTCACCTTGAATTCTTCCCCACTTGTTTGTCCTCGTCATCCCTCCTCTCTGCCTACATCGACCGCATTGCCTCCCGACCAAAACTCAGCGAGTATTTGAAGTCTGAAGAGCGCAAGAACCGTCCCATTCGCCCCAAAAAGTAA